In Saccopteryx leptura isolate mSacLep1 chromosome 12, mSacLep1_pri_phased_curated, whole genome shotgun sequence, a genomic segment contains:
- the EVX1 gene encoding homeobox even-skipped homolog protein 1, translated as MESRKDMVMFLDGGQLGTLVGKRVSNLSESVGSPLPEPPDKMVPRGCLSPRAGPPATRERSGGGLEEEPADGLAGGAAGPGTEPRAAGAAVLGPGPPAPSADSLSGQGQPSSSDTESDFYEEIEVSCTPDCATGNAEYQHSKGPGSEALASSPTSGSEAPKSSGGSSQGTLACSASDQMRRYRTAFTREQIARLEKEFYRENYVSRPRRCELAAALNLPETTIKVWFQNRRMKDKRQRLAMTWPHPADPAFYTYMMSHAAAAGGLPYPFPSHLPLPYYSPVGLGAASAASAAASPFGGPLRPLDTFRVLSQPYPRPELLCAFRHPPLYPGPAHGLGASAGGACSCLACHGGPANGLAPRAAAAASDFTCASTSRSDSFLAFAPSVLGKASSVALDQREEVPLTR; from the exons ATGGAGAGCCGAAAGGACATGGTTATGTTTCTGGACGGGGGGCAGCTTGGCACTCTGGTGGGCAAGAGGGTTTCCAATTTGTCCGAATCCGTGGGTAGTCCGCTGCCGGAGCCGCCCGATAAGATGGTGCCCCGGGGCTGTCTGAGCCCGCGGGCCGGTCCTCCGGCCACCCGGGAGCGCAGCGggggaggcctggaggaggagccGGCCGACGGACTAGCAGGAGGCGCCGCGGGACCCGGCACCGAGCCGCGGGCAGCCGGGGCAGCCGTGCTTGGCCCCGGCCCTCCGGCCCCCTCCGCCGACAGCCTCTCGGGCCAGGGGCAGCCCAGCAGCTCGGACACTGAGTCGGATTTCTATGAAGAAATCGAGGTGAGCTGCACCCCGGACTGCGCCACGGGGAACGCCGAGTACCAGCACAGCAAAG GGCCGGGCTCCGAGGCACTGGCCAGCAGTCCCACCAGCGGCAGCGAGGCCCCTAAGAGCAGCGGCGGCAGCTCGCAGGGCACCCTGGCCTGCAGTGCCAGTGACCAGATGCGTCGTTACCGCACCGCCTTCACCCGGGAGCAGATTGCACGGCTGGAGAAGGAATTCTACAGGGAGAACTACGTATCCAGGCCGCGGAGATGCGAGCTGGCTGCCGCCCTAAACCTGCCGGAAACCACCATCAAG gtgtGGTTTCAGAACCGGCGCATGAAGGACAAGCGGCAGAGGCTGGCCATGACGTGGCCGCACCCGGCCGACCCCGCCTTCTACACGTACATGATGAGCCACGCGGCGGCCGCGGGCGGCCTGCCCTACCCCTTCCCGTCGCACCTGCCGCTGCCCTACTACTCGCCCGTGGGGCTGGGCGCCGCGTCCGCCGCCTCGGCCGCCGCCTCGCCCTTCGGCGGCCCGCTGCGCCCGCTCGACACGTTCCGCGTGCTGTCGCAGCCCTACCCGCGGCCCGAACTGCTGTGCGCCTTCCGCCACCCGCCGCTCTACCCCGGCCCCGCGCACGGCCTGGGCGCCTCGGCCGGCGGCGCCTGCTCCTGCCTCGCCTGCCACGGCGGCCCGGCCAACGGGCTGGcgccccgcgccgccgccgccgcctcggaCTTCACCTGTGCCTCCACCTCCCGCTCGGACTCCTTCCTCGCCTTCGCGCCCTCGGTGCTCGGCAAGGCCTCCTCCGTGGCGCTGGACCAGAGGGAGGAGGTGCCCCTCACCAGATAA